One window from the genome of Myxococcales bacterium encodes:
- a CDS encoding MotA/TolQ/ExbB proton channel family protein: MDFNLVELVKHMSVPVILTNIFMIVMGLFALYIIFERYATFKKATTENVGYVHALRAALSSRNMDAALQQAQAHTKSPIARVMEGALKAVKSGQAAQAKYGPNDVGEFDVIDALNRTLDRIKERETLNLRKGLGGLGTVATITPFVGLFGTVLGIINAFGLLKGGGTIDTVGPAIAEALLSTAVGLLVAIIAAIYFNLYTTKVESIAVDMNDVSSEFVDFVLLEGRA, translated from the coding sequence ATGGATTTCAATCTCGTCGAACTAGTCAAACACATGAGTGTGCCGGTGATTCTCACCAACATCTTCATGATCGTGATGGGGCTGTTTGCGCTCTATATTATTTTTGAGCGCTACGCGACCTTCAAAAAAGCGACGACCGAGAACGTTGGCTACGTGCATGCCCTGCGCGCCGCCTTGTCGAGCCGCAACATGGACGCCGCGCTGCAACAGGCGCAGGCGCACACCAAGAGCCCGATTGCGCGGGTCATGGAAGGCGCGCTCAAGGCCGTCAAGTCGGGCCAAGCGGCGCAGGCCAAGTACGGCCCTAACGACGTCGGCGAATTTGACGTCATCGACGCGCTCAACCGCACCCTCGACCGCATCAAGGAACGCGAAACCCTCAACCTGCGCAAGGGCCTGGGCGGTCTCGGCACCGTCGCCACCATTACGCCGTTCGTCGGATTGTTCGGCACCGTGCTCGGTATTATCAACGCCTTCGGTCTGCTCAAGGGCGGCGGCACCATCGACACCGTCGGTCCGGCCATCGCCGAAGCGCTCCTATCGACAGCCGTGGGTCTCCTCGTCGCTATTATCGCGGCGATTTACTTTAACTTGTATACGACCAAGGTCGAAAGCATCGCGGTTGACATGAACGACGTCTCGTCGGAATTTGTCGACTTCGTGCTGCTCGAAGGACGGGCGTAA
- a CDS encoding BMP family ABC transporter substrate-binding protein: MGGQPEATAGGKRPRALAILAGLIAAHAVVLLVGHVAFPAKAGRVGQRKIGLVFDVGGKDDKSFNESAWRGVMRAEAELGVFVQTIEPGDGSDRETALRQFAAAGFDLVIGVGFIFSSDLERLAAQYPRIQFAGVDFSPSDAAAPLPNLLGLTFREQDGSFLVGVAAGLASKTRVVGFVGGMRIPLIRKFEAGFAAGVHHVCPTCRVLSAYAGAEPKAFADPATGYELALAQLDRDADVIFHASGKTGDGVLAAVKERQALGIGVDSDQYELAPCCVLTSMIKRIDEAVFTLVAQGKAGVLQTGMRELGLAENGVGLVMDSRNLATLTPPMRAQIESLRAAIERGDIIVPTEPR, translated from the coding sequence ATCGGCGGGCAACCAGAGGCCACGGCGGGGGGGAAGCGCCCGCGCGCGCTCGCCATTTTGGCAGGGCTCATCGCGGCACACGCCGTCGTTCTGCTGGTCGGCCACGTGGCGTTTCCGGCAAAGGCAGGCCGCGTCGGGCAGCGCAAGATTGGCCTAGTCTTTGACGTCGGCGGCAAGGATGACAAATCGTTCAATGAATCCGCTTGGCGTGGCGTGATGCGCGCCGAAGCCGAGCTCGGGGTGTTTGTCCAGACCATCGAACCCGGCGATGGCAGCGATCGCGAAACCGCCTTGCGGCAATTTGCGGCGGCCGGCTTTGATTTGGTGATCGGCGTCGGCTTTATCTTTAGCAGCGATTTGGAGCGGCTCGCGGCGCAGTATCCGCGGATCCAGTTCGCGGGGGTCGACTTTTCACCTAGCGACGCAGCGGCGCCCCTACCTAATTTGCTAGGCCTGACGTTTCGCGAACAAGACGGCAGCTTTTTGGTCGGCGTCGCCGCGGGACTCGCCAGCAAGACCCGCGTCGTCGGCTTTGTCGGCGGCATGCGCATCCCGCTCATCCGAAAATTCGAGGCTGGGTTTGCCGCGGGCGTGCACCACGTCTGCCCTACGTGTCGGGTGCTATCGGCGTATGCGGGCGCTGAACCCAAGGCATTTGCCGATCCAGCCACCGGCTATGAGTTGGCGCTCGCGCAACTCGATCGCGACGCCGACGTCATTTTTCACGCATCTGGCAAAACGGGAGATGGCGTGCTCGCTGCGGTCAAGGAACGGCAGGCACTTGGCATTGGCGTCGACTCCGACCAGTACGAGCTGGCGCCGTGTTGCGTGCTCACCAGCATGATCAAGCGCATCGACGAGGCGGTATTTACGCTGGTGGCACAGGGTAAGGCCGGCGTGCTGCAGACCGGCATGCGCGAGTTGGGCCTCGCCGAAAATGGCGTCGGGTTGGTCATGGATTCGCGCAATTTGGCAACGCTGACGCCGCCGATGCGCGCGCAAATCGAGTCGCTACGCGCCGCCATCGAGCGCGGCGATATCATCGTTCCAACGGAGCCACGTTGA
- a CDS encoding tetratricopeptide repeat protein produces the protein MAVALVLAMAPAAGGCKEYSARSKVKEATTLHDEQKYKEAEALLDQAIAASPDLEIAHFNLGMVCYKQFRPGDTTPENKAMADKAAKHLQFYLDRHPSENQIRTIITKLWTGVGDYDKAIAYWEKEHAAAPQSREILSKLGAINFEAGRYEAAVGWFAKEADIAPDNGKVSAYLMIGRMAKARLRDIAKVVGDERIANADLALGYLIAGTQIEPKNVELVGTLGNLYAFRGASHGPSWAMAIDVAESEIYMGRWRVLFGEAAKAAKAAEAAAAAKPTP, from the coding sequence GTGGCAGTCGCGTTGGTGCTTGCTATGGCACCAGCGGCAGGCGGCTGTAAGGAATACTCCGCGCGCAGCAAGGTCAAAGAGGCCACCACGCTGCACGATGAGCAAAAATACAAAGAGGCCGAGGCGCTGCTCGACCAGGCCATCGCGGCGTCGCCCGACCTGGAAATCGCGCATTTCAACCTCGGCATGGTTTGCTACAAGCAGTTTCGCCCCGGCGACACCACGCCGGAAAACAAGGCGATGGCCGATAAGGCCGCCAAACACCTGCAGTTTTACCTAGACCGCCACCCCAGCGAAAACCAAATTCGCACCATCATCACCAAGCTGTGGACCGGCGTTGGCGACTACGACAAGGCGATTGCCTATTGGGAAAAAGAACACGCCGCCGCGCCGCAAAGCCGCGAAATCCTCAGCAAGCTGGGGGCGATTAACTTCGAGGCCGGGCGCTATGAAGCGGCCGTGGGCTGGTTTGCCAAAGAGGCCGACATTGCACCCGATAATGGCAAGGTGTCCGCCTATCTAATGATAGGTCGGATGGCCAAGGCGCGGTTGCGGGACATCGCCAAGGTGGTTGGCGACGAGCGCATCGCCAACGCCGACCTGGCGCTGGGCTACCTCATTGCCGGCACCCAAATTGAGCCTAAAAATGTCGAACTTGTCGGGACCTTGGGCAACTTGTACGCCTTCCGGGGCGCCTCCCACGGCCCCTCCTGGGCCATGGCCATCGACGTCGCCGAGTCAGAGATCTATATGGGGCGCTGGCGCGTTCTATTTGGTGAGGCAGCCAAAGCCGCCAAGGCGGCGGAAGCGGCCGCCGCTGCCAAGCCAACGCCCTAA
- a CDS encoding biopolymer transporter ExbD, translating into MAGRRLPKKPKVDAVRNDINVTPLVDVVLVLLIIFMVIAPMMARGRDIADLPKTKFHSQEKDQQQPVVALDADGNIWFDKEMLSDKGAAKKLTPAVEKDLRDRIQRAWDTSQVEAGKGRVFVKASSSLPYNQVYPLIIALKDMPNVSFDIATAEELK; encoded by the coding sequence ATGGCCGGGCGTCGGCTGCCAAAAAAGCCAAAGGTCGATGCGGTTCGCAACGACATCAACGTCACGCCGCTGGTCGACGTGGTGCTGGTGTTGCTCATCATCTTTATGGTGATCGCGCCGATGATGGCCCGCGGCCGCGACATTGCCGACCTGCCCAAGACCAAGTTTCACTCACAAGAAAAAGACCAGCAGCAGCCCGTGGTGGCGCTCGATGCCGACGGCAACATCTGGTTTGACAAAGAGATGTTAAGCGACAAGGGCGCGGCGAAAAAGCTGACACCGGCGGTCGAAAAAGACCTCCGCGACCGCATCCAGCGCGCCTGGGACACCTCGCAGGTCGAAGCGGGCAAGGGGCGGGTCTTCGTGAAGGCCTCCAGCTCGCTGCCCTATAACCAAGTCTATCCGCTCATCATTGCGCTCAAAGACATGCCCAACGTGTCGTTTGATATCGCGACCGCCGAAGAGCTCAAGTAG
- a CDS encoding isochorismatase family protein: MKLERLEPSRSVLLVIDIQEKLAPAMPSEITAAVIKQTLTLITASARLGIPIVASEQYPQGLGATVPELAAALRDAKATMFSKVEFSAVQAPAFADIYPTLGARDQWICAGMETHICVWQTVRDLRARGLQTHIASDAVASRRKANWRTGLELAKSAGGVVAGTETILFDWLGRAGTPEFKELSRLIR, encoded by the coding sequence ATGAAACTTGAACGCTTGGAGCCGTCGCGGTCCGTCCTGCTCGTCATCGACATTCAAGAAAAGCTCGCGCCGGCGATGCCGAGCGAGATTACCGCGGCGGTGATCAAGCAAACCCTCACGCTGATCACGGCGAGCGCGCGGCTTGGCATACCCATCGTCGCCAGCGAGCAATACCCACAGGGCCTTGGCGCCACGGTGCCCGAATTAGCCGCGGCGCTGCGCGACGCCAAGGCGACCATGTTTAGCAAAGTCGAGTTCTCGGCGGTGCAGGCTCCAGCGTTTGCCGATATTTATCCAACGCTCGGTGCGCGCGACCAATGGATTTGCGCCGGCATGGAGACGCACATCTGCGTGTGGCAAACCGTGCGCGATTTGCGCGCGCGCGGCCTGCAAACGCATATCGCCAGCGATGCGGTGGCGTCGCGACGCAAAGCCAACTGGCGCACAGGCCTTGAGCTGGCAAAGAGCGCGGGCGGCGTGGTGGCTGGCACCGAGACCATTTTGTTTGACTGGCTCGGGCGCGCGGGCACCCCGGAGTTCAAAGAGTTGTCGCGGCTGATTCGTTAG
- a CDS encoding methyltransferase domain-containing protein — MDNRSYYDEFAAGYESERSGAYHRMLDDLEVELVARYGTGRDVLEVGCGTGLLLGRIGAFAATAVGVDLSPGMLAKARARGLEVREGNATALPFADQSFDVVCAFKVLAHVQDIERALAECARVVRPGGWVLAEFYNKHSLRWLVKRLKPATAISQRVDDEAVYTRYDTPQEIAAYLPPSLQWVTSRGVRIFTPAASAMRLPLVGGWLREVEGRCADLPIARELAGFYIACCQRV, encoded by the coding sequence ATGGATAATCGCAGCTACTACGACGAATTTGCCGCGGGGTACGAAAGCGAGCGCAGCGGTGCCTACCACCGCATGCTCGACGACCTCGAGGTGGAGCTCGTCGCGCGCTACGGCACTGGGCGCGACGTGCTCGAGGTCGGTTGCGGCACGGGGCTGTTGCTCGGCCGCATCGGCGCCTTTGCGGCGACGGCGGTCGGCGTCGATCTATCGCCTGGGATGCTCGCCAAGGCCAGGGCGCGCGGACTTGAGGTGCGTGAGGGCAATGCGACCGCGCTGCCATTTGCGGATCAGAGCTTCGACGTCGTGTGCGCGTTTAAGGTCTTGGCGCATGTGCAAGATATTGAGCGTGCGCTCGCGGAGTGTGCGCGGGTGGTGCGACCGGGCGGGTGGGTGCTCGCCGAGTTCTATAATAAACACTCGCTGCGTTGGCTGGTAAAGCGGCTTAAGCCCGCGACCGCCATCTCGCAGCGCGTCGACGATGAGGCGGTGTATACCCGCTATGATACGCCGCAGGAAATTGCGGCCTACCTCCCACCCTCGTTGCAATGGGTCACGTCGCGCGGCGTGCGAATTTTTACGCCGGCAGCCAGCGCGATGCGGCTGCCGCTGGTGGGGGGATGGCTGCGCGAGGTCGAAGGCCGCTGCGCCGATCTTCCCATCGCGCGCGAGCTCGCCGGTTTTTATATCGCGTGCTGCCAGCGCGTGTAG
- a CDS encoding transposase produces the protein MFVPHLPHHVVIRGNNRRRLFSSRLDYETFLRFLHQALDKTGCALNALSILTNHVHLLLTPSTELALPACIKLASQRYAHFRNMRRGATGKLYEQRYFCKLVDTERYLACVTAYIDANPRAAGLVTWHGAAYPFTTLHLHQGRADAGAISPQIWTPSAWYVALGRSDDERAMSYAQVAERYALEALSIPNIEAWQRPVSNLTYVAGCAPSQRQRFERPDGTTAL, from the coding sequence ATGTTCGTTCCGCACCTACCTCACCACGTCGTCATCCGCGGAAATAACCGCCGTAGGCTGTTTTCCAGCCGCCTGGACTACGAAACCTTCTTGCGTTTTTTGCATCAAGCGCTCGATAAAACTGGATGCGCACTCAACGCGCTTTCGATCTTGACCAATCACGTTCACCTGCTGTTGACACCCTCGACGGAGCTCGCGCTGCCCGCATGCATCAAGTTGGCTTCGCAGCGTTACGCCCACTTTCGAAATATGCGGCGCGGTGCCACGGGCAAGCTGTACGAGCAAAGATATTTCTGCAAACTAGTCGATACCGAGCGCTATCTTGCATGTGTCACTGCCTACATCGACGCAAACCCACGTGCAGCCGGACTAGTTACCTGGCACGGTGCGGCCTATCCATTTACAACCCTGCATCTCCATCAAGGCCGGGCGGATGCCGGTGCGATCAGCCCGCAGATTTGGACGCCATCGGCCTGGTATGTTGCGCTCGGTCGCAGCGATGACGAACGCGCGATGAGCTATGCCCAAGTTGCTGAACGTTACGCGCTTGAGGCGCTGAGTATCCCCAATATCGAGGCGTGGCAGCGGCCAGTCTCAAATCTCACCTATGTTGCGGGTTGCGCACCTTCGCAGCGCCAGCGGTTTGAGCGGCCGGATGGGACAACAGCGTTGTGA
- a CDS encoding peptidylprolyl isomerase, with translation MSGGTSAMIEDAKAKDAMARIHAAFAGRDDVVGIEFKQLVDKADPAWGVAEAQLETYRGELTQRGQLDLTFGDVLFTMKKPGTVSAPFRTKWGWDIVLLDTIWPEETTPKSKILTDIFPELQRQHFVTWVRSLAAAAGTTVTIHDDVLARTSHLGVTPWAK, from the coding sequence GTGAGTGGCGGCACCTCCGCCATGATCGAAGATGCCAAGGCCAAAGATGCGATGGCCCGAATTCATGCCGCTTTCGCCGGACGCGACGATGTCGTCGGCATCGAGTTTAAGCAGCTCGTCGACAAAGCCGACCCCGCCTGGGGCGTCGCCGAAGCTCAGCTTGAAACCTACCGCGGTGAGCTAACCCAGCGTGGGCAACTCGACCTCACCTTTGGCGACGTGCTGTTCACCATGAAAAAACCTGGCACGGTCTCCGCCCCTTTCCGCACCAAGTGGGGCTGGGACATCGTCTTGCTCGATACCATCTGGCCCGAGGAAACCACGCCAAAATCGAAAATCCTCACCGACATCTTCCCCGAGCTCCAGCGCCAACACTTCGTCACCTGGGTCCGCAGCCTCGCCGCCGCCGCCGGCACCACCGTCACCATCCACGACGACGTCCTCGCCCGCACCTCCCACCTAGGGGTCACTCCATGGGCGAAATAA
- a CDS encoding pilin: MLSKLNKNKEGGFTLIELMIVVAIIGILAAVAIPAFMDYMRKGKSAEFELQLNAIGKGAKTGFVTESAYPGLDTGIQPAGHALRPTPKTSMPLALVLGALLQAQRLAGSDFVITDAHYGQYCTNCRPPPRFAAFTNRHRPSVFWRYCDFRNCGPQCSFFSSRCNIRCRL, encoded by the coding sequence ATGCTTAGCAAACTAAACAAGAACAAAGAAGGTGGCTTTACGCTCATCGAACTCATGATCGTCGTCGCGATTATCGGCATCTTGGCCGCCGTCGCTATTCCGGCGTTTATGGATTACATGCGCAAAGGCAAGTCGGCGGAATTTGAGCTCCAGCTCAACGCCATTGGCAAAGGCGCGAAGACCGGTTTTGTGACCGAGTCGGCGTACCCAGGGCTCGACACGGGCATTCAACCAGCGGGCCACGCCCTGCGGCCAACGCCAAAAACCAGTATGCCGCTGGCGCTGGTGCTTGGAGCGTTGTTGCAGGCTCAGAGGCTGGCAGGCTCTGACTTTGTCATCACCGATGCCCACTACGGCCAGTACTGTACCAACTGCCGACCGCCGCCGCGCTTCGCAGCATTCACCAACCGGCACCGTCCCAGCGTTTTCTGGCGGTACTGCGACTTCAGGAACTGCGGTCCTCAATGCTCGTTTTTTTCAAGCCGTTGCAACATACGATGTCGATTGTGA
- a CDS encoding sigma 54-interacting transcriptional regulator, with protein MRLAQTTTARVAGFRNTNTGQYIPLHLRNRLVLGSQPSCDITLSDPYVSKLHCVIERVGERWFIRDRESANGTFVNGYRVEGAELRVGTLVGLGTTRLVALADDSASGAPAVAGLIGQSESFRRSVATALKIAGSSCNVLLIGETGTGKELFAKMIHDASPRAAGPFVAVNCGAIPSELIASELFGHQKGSFTGASADRSGYFECAHQGTLFLDELGELPLLQQPALLRALETGVIRKVGAAHDMAVNVRVVAATNRLNLGRDAESRVRMDLYHRLATVTINLPPLRQRPEDIMVLVEYYLSQLRGEFGERGVSAAARDELLRYTWPGNVRELRHAVTRAVNLGGEVLLPSDFFEPSAPPQTALLVPQQVELRPYYPPMRRRAPRIADATAVPHRPAFDTSDEQLAPTATATPDDGYVEIDPRDVEYLGQHGEVRRLQAQSYAAYQQQLRDRMIAALEANTSLRGAARLMGMPKSTFISRARQLGILAPQLKR; from the coding sequence ATGCGCTTAGCGCAAACCACCACCGCGCGGGTGGCTGGGTTTCGCAACACCAACACCGGGCAATACATACCGCTACACCTGCGCAACCGCCTGGTGCTCGGGTCGCAACCGAGCTGCGATATCACCTTAAGCGATCCATACGTATCCAAGCTTCATTGCGTCATCGAGCGCGTCGGCGAACGCTGGTTTATTCGCGATCGGGAATCCGCCAACGGCACGTTCGTCAACGGCTATCGCGTCGAGGGCGCCGAGCTCCGCGTCGGCACACTGGTTGGCCTGGGCACGACTCGCTTGGTCGCGCTCGCGGATGACTCCGCCAGCGGCGCGCCTGCGGTGGCGGGGCTGATAGGCCAAAGCGAATCATTTCGCCGCAGCGTCGCCACGGCGCTGAAGATCGCCGGCAGCAGCTGCAACGTGCTGCTCATCGGCGAGACCGGCACGGGCAAAGAGCTCTTTGCCAAGATGATCCACGATGCCTCGCCGCGCGCCGCCGGGCCGTTTGTGGCGGTGAATTGTGGCGCGATTCCCAGCGAGCTCATTGCGTCGGAATTGTTTGGCCACCAGAAGGGCAGCTTCACCGGCGCCAGTGCCGACCGCAGCGGCTACTTCGAATGCGCCCACCAGGGCACGCTCTTTCTCGACGAACTCGGCGAATTGCCCCTGCTGCAACAACCCGCCTTGCTGCGTGCGCTCGAAACCGGCGTCATTCGCAAAGTGGGCGCGGCGCACGACATGGCCGTGAACGTGCGCGTCGTCGCCGCGACGAATCGGTTAAACCTAGGCCGCGACGCAGAGAGCCGCGTCCGCATGGATCTCTACCATCGCCTCGCGACGGTCACCATCAACTTACCACCCCTGCGGCAACGCCCGGAAGACATCATGGTGCTGGTGGAATATTACTTATCGCAACTGCGCGGCGAGTTTGGCGAGCGCGGCGTCAGCGCGGCCGCGCGCGACGAGCTGCTGCGCTATACGTGGCCCGGCAACGTGCGCGAGCTGCGGCATGCGGTCACTCGCGCCGTCAACTTGGGTGGCGAGGTGTTGCTTCCGAGCGACTTTTTCGAACCATCTGCGCCGCCGCAGACGGCCTTGCTCGTGCCGCAACAAGTCGAGCTGAGGCCCTATTATCCACCCATGCGCCGGCGCGCGCCTCGCATTGCGGATGCCACCGCCGTCCCTCATAGGCCCGCCTTCGACACCTCCGATGAGCAGCTCGCGCCGACAGCTACCGCGACACCGGACGACGGCTATGTGGAGATAGATCCGCGCGATGTCGAGTATCTCGGCCAGCACGGCGAGGTGCGGCGCTTGCAAGCGCAAAGCTATGCCGCGTATCAGCAGCAGCTGCGCGATCGCATGATCGCTGCGCTTGAGGCCAATACGTCCTTGCGCGGCGCCGCGCGCCTGATGGGCATGCCAAAATCGACGTTTATCAGCCGTGCGCGCCAGCTCGGCATCCTCGCGCCGCAGCTTAAGCGATAG
- a CDS encoding biopolymer transporter ExbD, whose translation MGMNTGGGSGGIRTEINVTPLVDVVLVLLIIFLVTMPIMMKRITVQVPRKLDDNEILATNNKQLTVLVKENSEVIFNDGDSERTFKLGDLATTMRPILDGLKGDKVVFVDADDNVPWGQVTGAMDTLRSMASDPNNRDEIKIAIKVKEPTDGTAPAAP comes from the coding sequence ATGGGCATGAACACAGGTGGAGGCAGTGGCGGCATACGCACCGAGATTAATGTGACGCCGCTCGTCGACGTCGTGCTCGTGCTCCTCATTATCTTTCTCGTGACCATGCCAATCATGATGAAGCGCATCACCGTCCAGGTGCCGCGCAAGCTCGACGACAACGAGATCCTGGCCACCAACAACAAGCAATTGACCGTGCTGGTGAAGGAAAACTCCGAGGTCATTTTTAACGACGGCGATAGCGAGCGCACCTTTAAGCTTGGCGATTTAGCGACGACCATGAGGCCGATCTTGGATGGCCTTAAGGGAGACAAGGTGGTGTTTGTCGATGCGGATGACAACGTCCCTTGGGGGCAGGTTACCGGTGCCATGGACACCCTGCGCAGCATGGCGAGCGACCCCAACAATCGCGACGAAATTAAGATCGCGATCAAGGTCAAAGAGCCGACTGACGGCACGGCGCCCGCGGCGCCATAG
- a CDS encoding sigma-54-dependent Fis family transcriptional regulator — protein sequence MGQVWVVDDEQSMREFLSICLRRAGHDVVLCESADKAFEKLSQTEAAEHPDVVVTDLRMPGKLDGIGLLTAMKAANIASEVILVTAFATADTAIAAMKLGAYDYLTKPFKIDEINAVIGRVMEKRGLMLQNAALKEKVEGKVRLGRLLGKSRAMHKVFELITKIHSTKTNVLITGESGTGKELVARALHSESNRQAGTFVAVNCGAIPEELMESELFGHVKGSFTGAHQDKVGLFKQANGGTLFLDEIGELGLSLQVKLLRALQERRIKPVGSAEESEIDVRVVAATNRELEAEVARGAFRSDLYYRLNVIEVRLPPLRQRREDVPLLVDNFMRRFGAEQEKQIRGITPEAMRLLEAYDFPGNARELENIIERAVALSSGPTRDADVLPHLRAAISPADLSGQFSLATGGAVGPAGRPAMNFPPTVSTSTACSPILSAAGSRARWKKPAASANAPRRCLA from the coding sequence ATGGGCCAAGTTTGGGTGGTGGACGACGAACAGTCCATGCGCGAGTTTTTGTCGATTTGCTTGCGCCGCGCTGGCCATGACGTCGTGCTCTGTGAGTCGGCCGATAAGGCCTTCGAGAAACTTAGCCAAACCGAGGCCGCGGAGCACCCCGACGTCGTCGTTACCGATTTGCGCATGCCCGGCAAGCTCGATGGCATCGGCCTGCTCACTGCAATGAAGGCCGCGAATATCGCGAGCGAGGTGATCTTGGTGACGGCATTCGCCACCGCCGACACCGCGATCGCCGCGATGAAGCTCGGCGCTTATGACTACCTAACCAAGCCGTTTAAGATCGACGAGATCAACGCGGTCATTGGCCGGGTGATGGAGAAGCGCGGGCTGATGCTGCAAAACGCGGCGCTCAAGGAAAAGGTCGAGGGCAAGGTGCGCCTAGGGCGCCTGCTTGGCAAGAGCCGCGCCATGCACAAGGTGTTCGAGCTGATTACCAAGATTCACTCGACCAAGACCAACGTGCTCATTACCGGCGAGAGCGGCACCGGCAAGGAGCTGGTGGCGCGCGCGCTGCATTCGGAAAGCAATCGCCAGGCCGGCACCTTTGTCGCGGTGAACTGCGGCGCGATTCCCGAAGAGTTGATGGAATCCGAGCTGTTCGGCCACGTTAAAGGTTCGTTCACCGGCGCGCACCAAGACAAGGTGGGTTTGTTTAAGCAGGCCAACGGCGGCACGCTGTTTCTCGACGAAATTGGCGAACTCGGCCTTAGCCTGCAAGTAAAGCTGTTGCGCGCGCTGCAAGAGCGGCGCATCAAGCCGGTCGGCTCGGCCGAGGAAAGCGAAATCGACGTGCGCGTGGTGGCGGCGACTAACCGCGAGCTCGAGGCCGAGGTGGCGCGAGGCGCGTTTCGCAGCGATCTTTATTACCGGCTCAATGTGATTGAAGTGCGCTTGCCGCCGCTGCGCCAGCGCCGCGAAGACGTGCCGCTTTTGGTCGACAATTTCATGCGGCGTTTCGGCGCGGAGCAAGAAAAGCAAATTCGCGGCATCACGCCCGAGGCGATGCGGCTGCTCGAGGCCTACGATTTTCCCGGCAATGCCCGCGAGCTGGAAAACATTATCGAGCGAGCGGTCGCCTTGTCGAGCGGGCCGACGAGGGACGCCGATGTGTTGCCGCATCTGCGCGCGGCGATTTCGCCGGCAGACTTGTCGGGGCAGTTTTCGCTGGCAACGGGCGGCGCGGTTGGTCCGGCGGGGCGGCCAGCGATGAATTTCCCGCCGACGGTGTCGACCTCGACCGCCTGCTCGCCGATTTTGAGCGCGGCTGGGTCACGCGCGCGCTGGAAAAAACCGGCGGCGTCCGCAAACGCGCCGCGGCGCTGCTTGGCGTGA